From the genome of Corallococcus macrosporus DSM 14697:
CTTGAAGGACGCGCGCGTGGCCCGTGTGCCGCCCGACCCGCCGCGCCACCTCTTCCACCTGGAGCTGGAGACGCGCTTTTGACGGAGTTGAACGAGAGGGGGCAGGGCATGAAGGGATGGGGCAGGTGGCTTGGGTGGGGCTGGCTGGTGGCGTTGGCGGGCGCGTGGGCGTGTGGCGGCGCCGCATGGGACGAGGACACGGACGCGGCCTGCGCCGGGCTGCTGCCCGGTGACGTCGTCATCACCGAGTACCTCAACGACCCGGTGGGCACGGACACGGGCCAGGAGTACGTGGAGCTGCACAACCCCACGCGCGTCCGGGCGGACCTGCGGGGGGTGACGCTCTACGCGTCGCGGTCGGACGGCTCCCAGGAGCGGGCCTTCGCCGTGCTCGAGGACTGGACGGTGGAGGCGGGGGGCTACCTCGTGCTGGGAGACGTCCGCGACGGGCCGCTGCCCGCGCACGTGGAGCACGCGTACGGTGAGGGGCTGGGCGCGCTGGGGAACTCGGGCGGCCGGCTGGGCGTGCGGTGCGGGGCGCGGGTCCTGGACGAGGTCCAGCTCTCCGCGCCCGCGAAGGGCGGTGTTGCGCGCGTCTACGACGGCCGGCTGGTGCCGGATGTCGCGGGGAACGACGACCTGGCGCGCTGGTGTGATTCCCCCGATGCGGGTGGGGGTGGGGCGTTCCAGGGCAGCCCAGGCGCCGCGAACGCGCCCTGTGGACCGCCGGGCGATGCGGGCCTCCCCGTGGACGCGGGCCACGTGCCGACGTGTCTGCCTGGCGACGCGGGCGTGGCGAGGCCGCTCGTGCGTCCGCGCGCGGGTGACCTGGTCCTCACCGAGGTCATGGCCAATCCCCGGGGAGACGACACGCTGGGCGAATGGGTGGAGCTGCTGGCCACGGCGCCGGTGGACCTCAATGGCGTGACGCTGGCCGCGGAGGCCGGGGAGACCACCGTGGCGGCGGAGGGCTGCCTGTCGCTCGCGGCGGGGGAGTCCGCGGTGCTGGCGCGCCGCGCGGATGCCACCCTCAACGGAGGGCTTCCCACGCCACGGGCCACGTTCCACATGGACCTGC
Proteins encoded in this window:
- a CDS encoding lamin tail domain-containing protein; its protein translation is MKGWGRWLGWGWLVALAGAWACGGAAWDEDTDAACAGLLPGDVVITEYLNDPVGTDTGQEYVELHNPTRVRADLRGVTLYASRSDGSQERAFAVLEDWTVEAGGYLVLGDVRDGPLPAHVEHAYGEGLGALGNSGGRLGVRCGARVLDEVQLSAPAKGGVARVYDGRLVPDVAGNDDLARWCDSPDAGGGGAFQGSPGAANAPCGPPGDAGLPVDAGHVPTCLPGDAGVARPLVRPRAGDLVLTEVMANPRGDDTLGEWVELLATAPVDLNGVTLAAEAGETTVAAEGCLSLAAGESAVLARRADATLNGGLPTPRATFHMDLRNAGGRLVVKVGDAVVDAADYGPAVDGVATQVSAPLADADGNDAPAAWCEATAAYGTRGNLGTPGQVNRACVGDGGTPGGAGDGGTPAGGGDAGTPAPPGCIDRTTGASRARRTPAAGSLVLTEFMADPQAVADATGEWVEVLALRDVDLNGVSLSNEGGSRATFESALCLSVKAGGRAILARSEDAARNGGLPAVLGTFNFNLPNTAGNRKLELSVEGRLVDAVTWTGAATPGVSSQLDPHRSDPQRNDWPGSFCPTPDAARYGRGDRGTPGGVNRPCAP